GTTGCAAACACATTATTTCCCTCACACAGTCCCCCCCATCAGCAACAAAAGCACATCCTCATGTTTTTTCACCTAGAGCTGACAATGTATCACACTCCCAGTGCTCTATTTTGTGTACAATGTTATATCAGTATATAGTATAATTGTAGAAACCTCAACAAGTCACTCAGAGATTTTACATTTGAGAAGCTTGTTGGATTAAAACTTGCTTCGAGGACTTACCAATTGCAGTCATGTAGCCCTCCAAGTTGTCATTGCTGATGATGTGCCATGTACCACAGAGGCTGGCTGGCATCTtgatgacttttttttgttcctcCTTCTGAGCCGGTGGTATGTGGGTCTGTGAATAAAATGTGATCCGCACACTGCTGGGCTGATGAGGAGTTCTGAAaagatgtggtgtggtgaaagACCTGGTGACTAAAGGTACGTGACCCTATGTCTCATTTGCTcgtgaggaagagggaggagctcTAGTCAGTGTCAGGGTGGAAGAGGAAGGCCAGACACGTCAGACTGGTCCCTCCACTGACTAATACACGTCAGGATTGGCCTGACGTCGCACAttaacatacatacaaacacgtTGACCTTCATATTTAGAGGAAGGTCTAATTTGGtctctttattcttcttctttggtaTTTTCATCCATTATCCCATCACATTCCAAGAGGTGTTGTTACTGCAACTCAAAAGCTTTCTGTGATAAAACTTTAGAAAAGAGAATGACTCTCCCTCTATGGACAAGCATAACTCtaagactaacacacacacacacacacacacacactttctgtgATAAAACTTTATAAAAAAGAGAATGACTCTCCCTCTCTTAGAGCGATGGATAAGCGTAACTCTGTAATACATAATATTCATTGTCAAACTGTTGTGCAATATCTGTTTAAGACGGGACTTATTTTTCCTGTTTAACAATGTAGCTGTAACCTCCGTGGACCAATCCAAATGGCACACCTCTCTGTGCAATGGGGAAGGTATGACTGCAGCATGAGAGGAATTGACACACCTCCAgattgaaagaagaaaaaaaacacatgctgCTTGTCCAAACATTAAAGTAGTTTTTCCTCCTTTTGTAGCTTCAACTATGAAGCAAAACAACGGCTCTGATGCGCTGTGGAAAAACCTGTTTCCAAAACCCGAAACCCATGATATCATGTCAGCACATGTTTAACATGTGCTGACACGATATCAGTCATATCTAACTCACGCAAAAATGAACTGGTTGATAAGATAAGCATGACTCAGTGATGTAATGAGAACCAACCAACTCGTCACCCAGTAAACTGTAACTTTGCTTTTAAGTTTGAAAACTAGATTCATGTAATGCAAACGTATACCCTTACTTCAACAGCTTCAACTTTCATTTCAACACACCACTATCAGTCTTTAGTTAGCAGGATTTGGTTATGTCAGCGTTTATCTTCTGTCAGTGATGATTACCTGAAACACAAGTTAACCCCCACGGACAAACAGCCTTTTAATCAGGCAGAACAGGGGTCCACTTGGCACTTCCTTAACTGAGGATCTGAGCAGTCGAATCAGAACAGCAATGAAAAGCTTCTGAGGTAGGAAAGAGAGTTGTTTATTTCACTATCAGCCAATACAAATCACACCTTCATTTTCAAGTCTGCCGCACTAACGTTATTTTGCAATTGCTAATGCACTGATATGACAAATAAAGCACAATTATTGAGACAGGCACTCGTCTCCAAAACTCTAAACCCATTTTTTGTTGAGCACCCAATCGGCAATGCAACACACCTCACACCGTTCTCTACATAGGGATTCTGACATGAAGCTttttgttttcccatttcaaaaCACTGACATTCAAAATGCCAAAACCTCAGACCAGTTGGCCAAGACCTGTGTCGCCTGGCCGTCGTTTCCTCAATCAGCACGATAACAAAGACCACCGGTCAGTGCCGTTTACAACAGAGCAGTGCTTTCAAAAATGTGCATTAGCAATTGAAAAATGGGGAAATTGAAacaaatttaattgaataaaacTAATTCATTTGATCTTTTTGTCTCCACAATGCTGCCTTTATTGACTGCATTCTTGTTAGACTCTGATTCTCAGTGCAAAATGctacctttagaaatatcattGATGTATCGATGTACTGATGTGGAAACATACACATTTTCATCAGTGCAAAAGGACTGCTAatcttgtgtgttgtgtttgatcAATACATTCATGAACTTTACTCAAACAACATCTCTGAAAACTGAAGAAAAGTTTAAAATGAAGTCTTTGATTTTGCTAAATAcctctgtgtggttgtgtgtagtttgtTGAGTATTTATGCTTCAGCAATAGGAAACAATTATAATACGTGAACATGTTGAAACCATATTGTCTGCTTTAACAAGTGCTGCCGGTACAAAAAGTGATAATTTTGAGTGATAGACTAAACTGATGCATTTAAGTAAAGCAAGTAAAAGATTACAAATAATTTGTTACTTATCATATTTCATGAAATACCAAACTGACTTTTATATTCAGGCTGactatttaaaacaaaattgtGAATCCATAGTTCAATACCCACACACCAGATATACTTCACAGCCAGTTGCTTAATTATTCagcttctcacacacacgcacatgcacacacacccacgcacgcacacacacacacacaccacacacacacaaggcactGGTGGAAGCTTGAATTGCAGCAGTCCACTTcctcagctggaggagggacCCAAGTACTTCTGAAGGGGTGCTAGAACCACGTCTGCATTTTTCTGCTCGCTCTCCGCGCTGTAGAGCCCGTGCTCTTGTGTGTAATTCACCACATTGTCTGGCATCAGGTACCTGACGCTCCGACCTCGACGCAGAGACTGGCGCACATGAGTGGCTGAGATCTCGTTGGTCACCCATTCGTAGACCACGTGGATGTTCTTGCGATTCTTCCACAGCACGTCGGATTTGTGGATGAGCTTGTTGGGGTCGCTGCCGCTGCGGGTGATGCAAACCAAACCGTAGTGGCCCACAATCTCATCAATGTCCTCCTGCTTCCACAGGTTGGGTACTCCAAAGGACTCGAGGACATCAGCCCCACACAGAAACAGTAGCTGAGGGCCATCTGAGCATGAAGAAAGAATAATATCTTATTTGTGTATCGTAACAAAGCTGTTAAGTGATttctagaagaagaaaaattaagaaaacaagaaaagaaagagaaaaatgcACAAAAGCGAGAGTGAGATCATAAAAGTAGTGATTAGATGATCAAACAGGAtattcaaaattaaagtcaagaaatatatagatacatattaaGTGTTGATAAAggctgttaaaaaatatatttgatcaGTGATCTGCAAAGTCCTTTAAAAGcatatctaaattaattaagtATCAATAGTAGTTATGGCTAAGAACAGAATGCACTTCTCCTGCTCAGGTGTATAAATAAACCTGTGCACTGCGAACAATTCACACGATGTATTCTTGTCAGTAGTGTGAAAAATGTTGTCAAATCAAGTAACACCTTGAGTCTTACACCTTGCCTGTCTTTACTATCGGGGGTGTGATTGGGTGTCACCCATCACACACCACCGCGCCCTGACACCATCGCCTCCTGTTATGAGTTAAACTGAATACAATTCAACATGAATACAGTGGATGCAGGCTCGGACGCGTCTGGAATCAGGGATTGGAAAGGAGTAAAAAAGAACAATACATGATCCAACATGGCCTACCTTTCCTTGTCTGTTGAGATGATTCCTCTATGCGTCTCTTTTTTACATAGTTGACCGTGTCCACGTCATCGTTGCTCTTCTCTGCTGCGAGCAGTTCAGCATAGTGATGCCTAGGACAATACAGTCAACATTTAGTATGCAGCCAAACCCTGTCAAACAGCAAATAGATGTCCTAGAGTAAAATGTATGATTGTCTGATTATGCTTTGcatttaatatgtatattatttaccattaaattactttttaataCAAATCAAACTTCATGTTTGGCCAAATACTTCCATATCAAAGAAATAGTGTCAACATTTCTTTAGCTCAGGCATTTGTTTTTAAGTTGAGTAAAATCAATTaagtgtataatataatatgacacACAGCATACGACGCCCTGTGGAAGAGCGTCTGAGAAGAGATCCCTCTTCAGGGCGGACAGACGCGCacaagatgtcatgtgtacagaacaaCCAATGTAATTAAATCACAGTAAAGACAATCCACATCCCCATATtacatatatagatggataTTAGTGGCAAATATATAATTGTAAAGCAATTTAGAAAACTTGTAAATGTTTTAAGTGACAGGAAAATagctaaaaaatatatttcttgaaGAGATAAATGATATTCATACTTATTACCACAATCAACAATAATGTCACATAGGAAGCTAATGTTTGATTAAAATACCTTTTTAATAGATATGCAATACTGGATTTATATCACGATTACTCCATTTAATACATCACAACTCTGTGATGCTGAGTAGAACTGCAAGGCTTTTGTGCACCATCTCGAGAATTCAGCGTACATCACTCGGACACTACTTACTTCCATCATTCATCACTTGCACTTAACAATCACATCAAATTATAAACTGCTATAGGAGCTGTCATTACTACAGGCTGTGGTTGTATTAGAGATCTGATGAATGGGTTACCTGAGGTGTAGTCACTGACAAAAAAGATTCAGAGGATAACAGCGAGCAAGGAAACTCTGATTGATTAAGCAGCTTTCATGTTACACCTTTTTAAGAGCACAGGTGGCAATACCAAGCACTGACACTCACAGGACATAATACTTGTTAATTTACCGAACGACTTTGGCTGTCTCCACCCACTCTGGCTGCAAGCCTTCCCAGGAGTCGACTGTGATCCAGTCTGAGTTCTCTGTGGACAATCTGGCCATCTCCAGACGATGGCAGGCCTCAATCAGACCCTTCTTCCTATAGCCGTCCCCCACCGGAGAGATGATGCCTTTCACCACCCTGTAATGACCTTAGACAACAAAGTAGTGCGAACAGAGGGTTTATAGTAATGGCACAGCAGATACGCTAATCTGtaaaacatgaatacaaatgtttttgattaattaatcataataatatttttttttcttgactCAAATGATGATCTAACTGAATGTATTGCCTAATGTAATCTATCAGTAGTGACATATGACTCAATGGTAATTTTGAGATCCATGTTCTGatacttttaatttatattaaacTGCCCACCAGTATATGAAGTAGTTAAATCTAAATCCACATCCATAATAATCTGATAATATACATTATGCTGCATAGTAAGTATTTATTCTGTGATAATTTTAAGTACATGCTGCTGCACATAAGTATGTTGTATGTACTTACTACTTTTAAAAATGAATGCAAGGtggatgtaatataatgtattgtTGTATTTACACATGAATGCATTGATACATTTCTTTAGTAAAGCATCGgaatacttcctccaccacTGGTATCGAGCATGCGCATCAGCCTCTT
The genomic region above belongs to Pseudoliparis swirei isolate HS2019 ecotype Mariana Trench chromosome 9, NWPU_hadal_v1, whole genome shotgun sequence and contains:
- the LOC130200127 gene encoding nicotinamide/nicotinic acid mononucleotide adenylyltransferase 1-like isoform X1; translation: MDGQSRTKVVLLACGSFNPITNMHLRMFELARDHLEDTGHYRVVKGIISPVGDGYRKKGLIEACHRLEMARLSTENSDWITVDSWEGLQPEWVETAKVVRHHYAELLAAEKSNDDVDTVNYVKKRRIEESSQQTRKDGPQLLFLCGADVLESFGVPNLWKQEDIDEIVGHYGLVCITRSGSDPNKLIHKSDVLWKNRKNIHVVYEWVTNEISATHVRQSLRRGRSVRYLMPDNVVNYTQEHGLYSAESEQKNADVVLAPLQKYLGPSSS